Proteins encoded together in one Cervus canadensis isolate Bull #8, Minnesota chromosome 7, ASM1932006v1, whole genome shotgun sequence window:
- the ABCC5 gene encoding multidrug resistance-associated protein 5 isoform X4 — MKDIDIGKEYIIPSPGYRNVRERTSNSGQHRDREDSKYKRTQPLDCQDALETAARAEGLSLDPSMHSQLRILDEEYPKGKYHHSLSVLKPIRTTSKHQHPVDNAGLFSCMTFSWLSPLARKAHKKGELLMEDVWSLSKYESSEVNCRRLERLWQEELNEVGPDAASLRRVVWTFCRTRLILSIVCLMITQLAGFSGPNFQDGCILRSE; from the exons ATGAAGGACATTGACATAGGAAAAGAATACATCATCCCCAGCCCTGGTTATAGAAATGTGCGGGAAAGAACCAGCAATTCAGGGCAGCACCGAGACCGTGAGGACTCCAAGTACAAGAGAACTCAACCG TTGGATTGCCAGGATGCCTTGGAAACAGCAGCCCGAGCGGAGGGCCTTTCCCTGGACCCCTCCATGCATTCTCAGCTCAGAATCCTGGATGAGGAATATCCCAAGGGAAAGTACCATCATAGCTTAAGTGTTCTGAAGCCCATCCGGACCACTTCCAA ACACCAGCACCCAGTGGACAATGCTGGGCTCTTCTCCTGTATGACTTTTTCTTGGCTTTCTCCTCTGGCTCGCAAAGCCCACAAGAAGGGGGAGCTCTTGATGGAGGATGTGTGGTCTTTGTCCAAGTATGAGTCTTCCGAGGTGAACTGCAGAAG ACTAGAGAGACTGTGGCAAGAAGAGCTGAATGAAGTTGGGCCCGACGCTGCTTCCCTCCGGAGGGTTGTGTGGACCTTCTGCCGCACCAGGCTCATCCTCTCCATCGTGTGCCTGATGATCACGCAGCTGGCGGGCTTCAGTGGACCA AATTTTCAGGATGGCTGTATTCTGCGGTCAGAATGA